The Gemmatimonadota bacterium genome has a segment encoding these proteins:
- a CDS encoding carbon storage regulator — protein sequence MLVLNRRPGEAIILDGGIRVVVLSCDKRGARLGIEAPATTGILREELVKQVASENLRAASAGDHTAAWAAQLPLRAPGVEGGSGTPPER from the coding sequence ATGCTGGTCCTCAACCGGCGGCCGGGTGAGGCGATCATCCTCGACGGGGGGATCCGGGTCGTGGTGCTCTCCTGCGACAAGCGGGGGGCCCGTCTTGGCATCGAGGCACCGGCCACGACCGGCATTCTGCGCGAGGAGTTGGTCAAGCAGGTGGCGTCGGAAAATCTGCGCGCGGCCAGCGCCGGCGATCACACGGCGGCCTGGGCCGCCCAACTGCCGCTACGCGCGCCGGGTGTTGAGGGTGGCAGCGGCACGCCGCCAGAGCGGTAA
- a CDS encoding sensor histidine kinase, which produces MHRERLGEAIARSVAHALRDLAQVVDVVELTASRGPDGMRAHDLACARLRDSLLAEISLLEAFALTERQRITPLSVADVTDVAVRLARRAIGPTPITLRTEVPRTLPPAIGIAGDVAEALYAVLENAIEAVRTQGGGDISVSGAVEGDAVVVRVADTGPGIPEVLREGDRVFELFVSGANAANAHGIGLPVARDLIRRHGGDLQLETEATAGAVLAFRLPLWRRAAATLNTRRA; this is translated from the coding sequence GTGCATCGCGAGCGGCTGGGCGAGGCGATCGCGCGAAGCGTTGCGCACGCGCTGCGCGACCTCGCGCAGGTCGTGGACGTGGTCGAGCTGACGGCCTCGCGGGGTCCCGATGGGATGAGGGCGCACGACCTGGCCTGCGCGCGCTTGCGGGATTCACTGCTCGCCGAGATCTCGCTGCTCGAGGCGTTCGCGCTCACCGAACGGCAACGGATCACGCCGTTGTCGGTCGCGGACGTCACCGACGTGGCCGTCCGGCTGGCGCGCCGTGCGATCGGCCCGACGCCGATCACGCTGCGCACCGAGGTGCCGCGCACCTTGCCTCCCGCGATCGGCATTGCCGGCGACGTGGCCGAGGCGCTGTACGCCGTACTGGAGAATGCGATCGAGGCGGTGCGGACACAGGGGGGCGGGGATATTTCCGTGTCGGGCGCTGTGGAGGGCGATGCCGTGGTGGTGCGCGTCGCGGACACGGGTCCCGGTATTCCCGAAGTGCTGCGTGAGGGCGATCGCGTCTTCGAGCTCTTCGTGAGTGGCGCGAATGCGGCCAATGCGCACGGCATCGGACTGCCGGTCGCGCGTGATCTCATCCGTCGTCATGGGGGGGACCTGCAACTGGAGACTGAGGCGACCGCGGGCGCGGTGCTCGCCTTCCGTTTACCGCTCTGGCGGCGTGCCGCTGCCACCCTCAACACCCGGCGCGCGTAG